In Legionella cardiaca, a genomic segment contains:
- a CDS encoding polysaccharide deacetylase family protein produces MTRQMVGYGQNVPVVCWPNQAKLAVNFVINYEEGAELTPVNHDKFSEIYGGEFPLVSKPEGMRNLSMESLFEYGSRVGLWRVIRLFNIENVPLTFFITGLALTLNPELSHYLKTSDHDVAGHGWRWIDYAKISKNEEKRHILRCCKTIRELTGKTIQGWYTGRRSENTRELLREIGGFLYDSDSYADDLPYFEANHLIIPYNLDCNDFRFSTSPGFAKGEDFFIHLKNTFDYLYAEKQAAIMTIGLHPRISGRPGRCMAIKQFITYLKQFPDVWIARRLDIANYWLQLRQEGKV; encoded by the coding sequence ATGACTCGGCAAATGGTAGGTTATGGACAAAATGTTCCCGTCGTTTGCTGGCCAAACCAGGCGAAGCTTGCTGTTAATTTTGTTATTAATTATGAAGAGGGAGCTGAGCTTACGCCTGTTAATCATGACAAATTTTCTGAAATCTACGGCGGGGAGTTTCCTCTGGTCTCTAAACCAGAGGGCATGCGCAATTTAAGCATGGAGTCTTTATTTGAATATGGCAGTCGGGTCGGTTTGTGGCGTGTGATTAGACTATTTAATATAGAAAATGTTCCTTTAACGTTTTTTATAACAGGGCTTGCTTTAACGTTAAATCCGGAGTTAAGTCATTATTTAAAAACGTCTGATCATGATGTTGCTGGGCATGGATGGCGATGGATAGATTATGCAAAGATTTCCAAAAATGAAGAAAAAAGGCATATTTTGCGATGTTGTAAAACAATAAGAGAATTAACAGGAAAAACAATTCAGGGCTGGTACACTGGTCGACGAAGTGAAAATACGCGTGAGTTATTGCGGGAAATAGGTGGATTTCTTTATGATTCTGATAGTTATGCAGATGATTTACCCTATTTTGAAGCGAATCATTTGATCATTCCTTATAATCTGGATTGCAATGATTTTCGCTTTAGCACCTCACCAGGTTTTGCCAAGGGCGAAGATTTTTTTATACACCTTAAAAATACCTTTGATTATTTATATGCGGAAAAGCAAGCTGCAATCATGACTATTGGTTTGCATCCTCGAATCAGTGGGCGGCCCGGTCGTTGTATGGCTATTAAGCAGTTTATTACTTATTTGAAACAATTTCCCGACGTATGGATAGCTCGACGTCTCGATATTGCCAATTATTGGTTGCAATTGCGGCAAGAAGGTAAAGTTTAA